From Klebsiella electrica, the proteins below share one genomic window:
- a CDS encoding aspartate aminotransferase family protein yields MKLAIQNDVTVSNDDVRQLDRAYVFHSWSVQGNINPLVIAGARGCELWDYDGKTYLDFSSQLVNVNIGYQHPRVLAAMKAQLEELVTIAPATANLARGEAAKRIVELAPEGFSKVFFTNAGADANENAIRMARLYTGRDKVLSAYRSYHGNTGSAIAATGDWRRVPNEYSRGHVHFFNPYLYRSEFNATTEEEECQRALAHLRRIIECEGPGAIAAILLESIPGTAGILVPPDGYMQGVRALADEFGIVLILDEVMAGFGRTGSWFAFEQDGVVPDLVTFAKGVNAGYVPAGGVLISDPIARYFDDHFFAGGLTYSGHPLAMAAIVATIDAMKEENIVENAAQMGNQVLRPELEALAEKHAIIGHVRGRGLFQALELVSDRERKTPLTAADMAAIKGALTEAGLLTFVVENRIHVVPPCTISAGQIAKGLAIFDSVFARFTELAK; encoded by the coding sequence ATGAAGCTGGCAATACAGAACGATGTAACGGTAAGCAACGATGACGTTCGCCAACTGGATCGCGCTTATGTTTTTCATTCGTGGTCGGTACAGGGCAACATCAACCCGCTGGTGATTGCCGGGGCCAGGGGCTGTGAATTGTGGGATTATGACGGTAAAACCTACCTTGATTTCAGCAGTCAACTGGTTAACGTCAATATCGGCTATCAGCACCCGCGCGTGCTGGCGGCGATGAAAGCGCAACTGGAGGAGCTGGTGACGATTGCGCCGGCGACCGCCAACCTCGCTCGCGGCGAAGCGGCGAAACGCATCGTCGAGCTGGCGCCGGAAGGCTTCAGCAAAGTGTTCTTCACCAATGCCGGGGCCGATGCCAACGAGAACGCCATTCGCATGGCGCGGCTGTACACCGGGCGCGATAAAGTGCTGTCGGCCTATCGTTCATACCACGGCAATACCGGCAGCGCGATCGCCGCCACCGGCGACTGGCGTCGTGTGCCGAACGAATACTCGCGCGGCCACGTGCACTTTTTCAACCCGTATCTCTATCGCAGCGAATTTAATGCCACCACCGAAGAGGAGGAGTGTCAGCGCGCGCTGGCGCATCTGCGCCGCATCATTGAGTGCGAAGGCCCTGGCGCCATCGCCGCGATTTTGCTGGAGTCGATTCCCGGTACCGCAGGCATTCTGGTGCCGCCTGACGGTTATATGCAGGGCGTGCGGGCGCTGGCCGATGAGTTTGGCATTGTGCTGATCCTTGATGAAGTGATGGCCGGGTTTGGCCGAACCGGCAGCTGGTTTGCCTTCGAGCAGGATGGCGTGGTGCCGGATCTGGTGACCTTTGCCAAGGGGGTTAATGCCGGGTACGTGCCTGCGGGCGGCGTGCTGATTAGCGATCCGATTGCCCGCTATTTTGACGATCACTTCTTTGCCGGCGGTCTGACCTATTCCGGCCATCCGCTGGCGATGGCGGCGATTGTGGCGACGATCGATGCCATGAAAGAGGAGAATATCGTGGAAAACGCGGCGCAGATGGGGAATCAGGTCCTGCGTCCGGAGCTGGAAGCGCTGGCGGAAAAACACGCCATTATCGGTCATGTCCGCGGCCGCGGCCTGTTCCAGGCGCTGGAGTTGGTTAGCGACCGTGAACGCAAAACGCCGTTAACCGCAGCGGATATGGCGGCGATTAAGGGGGCGTTAACCGAAGCAGGTCTGCTGACCTTTGTGGTGGAAAACCGCATTCACGTGGTGCCGCCCTGTACCATCAGCGCCGGGCAGATTGCCAAAGGGCTGGCGATTTTTGACAGCGTATTCGCCCGCTTTACCGAGCTGGCGAAATAA